From the genome of Strix uralensis isolate ZFMK-TIS-50842 chromosome 6, bStrUra1, whole genome shotgun sequence:
ATTAACTTGGACTGAAAGGTAaatttcttaccaaaaaaaagtatgttttggtAAGACTAAAACGGCACCTTTCCGCAGGTGAAAGCTGCAAGCTAGGTGCTGAATTCTGCGGACGAACAAACCCTAACTTTTGGGTGAGATTTGTCCTTCAGAACAACCCTCAGGCTTTTCTGCGGCGTTTCCTGAGCGTTTTAGCTCTGCGTGCTCGGGACAAGGTGACGACAGCAGCTGCTCACGAGCACGGCCTCACAGTCAGGCGCTCCCAGCCGGAAGGGCGGCTGAGCAGGCGGCATTTCGGGATCCCCCTTCCCCCCGAGGGCTGACAGCTCCCCCTCAGCTACGGCGGCCGGACTCAGCCCAACACGGCGGCGCAAAATGGCGGCGCAGCCTGACCCGAGAGCGCGTGGGAGCGCAGCCTCTCCGCACACAGCGGGACAGGGGAAGTAACGCGCCCCGCCTCGCCTCAACCACCCCTGGGGACAGACAGGCTGCGCGCGCCAAGCCTCGTCCGCTCCTTTCCCCCACGGAAGTACGGGCTGGGAAAAACAACCGCCGCCAtcgcgcggggcggggcgaggggcgggcaGCCCGCCGTCGCGGTTGCATTCAAAAATCTCCTGGCGGGTAGGGTTTTCTcgcctcccttccctccttcttcgGTCGCGGTGAGTGGCGGCCGCCCGCCATCCCGCGGGTCTCGCAGCGCTGGAGGCTGCTGCCCCGCACGCAGGTGAGGTGGGGGctggcctgccctgctccctgctaGTGCTGAGGGGCTGTACCGGCCCGTGGCGGCCGCCGTGCCCGGGAGCAGCTTGGGGCGAGGTGTGGCGCGGTGCGGGGGTCaacgggggggtggggtgggtgaggCCGCAGATACGCTCTTTGGGGGGAGTGTACGTCTTGGCCGGTAAGTACTTGCTGAAGGTAAGAATACGGGTGTTAACCTTGCTTGGCGTCTCTCTTTCTAGCTATGGCATCTTGGGAGGCTTCCGAAACATCCTTCTTCAGTCTCAGTGGTGTAAGAGAGCGGATGCGGGAGAAGAAAAAGGGTGCCTTGAGGACTGCAAAGTTGAATGCCTCTCTTGCATCAAAAATCAAAACGAAAATCATTAGTGAGTGTATTTTGCCTTGCAGCATGCGCAGAGGCTGTCAGCTACGTCAGCTTATAACTGTGCCTTTGGCCATGGCCGTGGTGGTGAGCAGTAGTCTCTTACCCAGAGCTTATATTTAACAGCTGCTTCTCTGCTTGTGGGTTTCAAGTGAATTTAGTACCCTGCAAATGAGTGTCAAGTGCCACTTGCGGTGCTCAAAGGTGTCTGAGGTATCTGTGGCTGGCAGGTTTAACGCAGAGCCtttggagctgcagctgggggaCCCCAGGCTGCTTGGCAGCATCTTGGATGGCATGAGACAGCTGTGTCTGGGTAAGCGAGTCCTCAGGGTCCAAACAGCAAAATAAGAAGGGTGAAAAGTATTTTAGTGTATATGCAGAAGCTAGCctaactgtgatttttttttacaggggGAATAATGCAATGATAGTGCATGAGATAATTTGGACTACCATGAAGAAGTTAGATActtctcttttatttgttttgaaatggggaaatacagatctaAATCTGCTCAAGGGCTACTACAGAAGAAAGTaggtttttctccccctttttggaTGGAGATGAGGACTTAGAGCTATACGTGACTTCTTCAAAGTCAGAAGCCTATCTTTCTAAACTCAGCACCTGATTCATGCCATCATTCATTAAGAATTGAAGCAGCAGCTTGCTGACTGAGAACAATCCACAGAGGATGGAGAGGGTGTATGTCTGAAGTGTTGCAGGTTATTATGGAAAGTTTTTCCTGCTGTTCTCTGGAGACTTCTATTGCTGGAAGGAATTATACTGCTGACTTTGTGTGGGGACTATTGAGTTGTAGAGCTCTCAGCTTGGGGGGAGGCTCTTCTGGGAAAAGGAAGTATGATGAGGGAAGAGGCATGGATGAGACCTTGGATGCTGATTTAGTGCGATATTTCTCTATCCCTTACAGACAACTCCTCCACTATTAAAGTCTCCCTAAAGCACAACAATAAAGCACTGGCCCTGGCCCTCAATGCGGAGAAAGCCAATGCACAGCGGCTCACCCAGGAGAAGACCATCTTGCAGAAGGAGGTGGAGCAGTGCCACTTCCAGAACGCTGCGCTGCGGCACAAGCTCTCGTTCTTGGTATGGTGCCAACAGTGTGGCTGGCATGGGGAGGGGTGATGGGTAAGGTATGCACCACTAGCATTTCAATCTTGGGAGGAAGGAGCTGTCACTGATTGTCCATACTGTCTGCATGTGAAAAATGTCATCATTCGTTTACTCTTTCTTCCAAGCTGTGTTCTCCCCAGAACGTGCCTTGCTCTGGCTACCAGCACTGttgttgaaataaatattttgattgaaTGTCTTTattgtttctctctctttattaTCTCAACATAGAATAACACCTTGCAAGAACTTGAAAACCTTATGGCTGCAGTTAAGATGGCCCGGCTGTCTGAGGTAAACCATGGGAAACATGAGCAGGCTGCTCTGGGAAGAGGGCTGTGTTTGTCTTATGCTTTGTGTTGCCTGCTCACTTCAGTGTTTGAtgcttcagctgtttttctttgcttgcttgaATTGTACTGGCTGCATCCCCATTTTAGCTTGGTGTTAATGATTTACAGGGTAACTTCTGTAGGAAAGGCTATGGTTTTAAACTGCCTTCCTCTGGGTCATTGGCTGTATTGGCCAGTAGGCTCTTCTGCTATGTCAGGCTGTGACttctttccaatttcttttttttttagtgttgcCATGGCAACTTGGGATAGGGAATAGGACACTTTCCATACGTCCTGTCTTGTGGgtgggaaaatatttctgcttcctaGCTTCATATTATCTGAACTAGTCTAACTTCATCTTCACTGCCTGTGGAGACAGAATCTGACTCTACTGCAATTTATTCTGTAATTTGTGCAATTTTAAATGGGAGAGGGTCACGGGCATATTTGACATACTTTCCAGGGTGAAACTGagcttctgctgtttctgtgcagGAGGCTGCACAGAGAATTGCAAGAGCTTTAAACCACCCTTCTATTTCTCTGCTTTCCAGTTCCATACAAGTTCTGCATCCTTGTCCAATGGCCAGAAGAGCAGTGTCACTGAAGATAGCTGGGCCAATGATATTGCAGATGGTCAGCTTGTGAGGTGGGCCTTAAAATGTCAGATACCACCAAGCTTGTCCTGAATTTCTATATGCTAAACTTCCTCTTGTGTTATATGTGTGTGCCCAGCTGTCTGTTTTACATGAGATGTCTTTTCTAAACCACCACTGCTTGATGTTTTCCTTTACTCTGTGTCTTTCTGCTGCCACTCCTTGTCTTATTTGTCCTAATGCTAAGTCTGTGCATAAACTGgtccttttcccttctttgtgtGAAAGTGCATTGCTTTTAGGTAGTTTTTTCCTTTGTAGCTGGTGAGCACTGCAAAATTTCCTCAAGTGAGCAAGTGCCATAGCTGGCTGCTTTGATGTTTGTTACATATAAATGCTTAATAGTCATCTGCTGGTATGATGTAAACTTGTGTTTTGGAAAGACAGAGCAGGATCtctcaaaatatatttgaagttCTGTTTCTCCTCTGTCTAGTCTCCCCTTTGAACACAGGGGAGCCCCTAGAGCTGCCCACATACATATCTCCAGCCAGCTGCGTTGGTGTTCCACAATGAGGTGAACCTCTGGTCACAACCTGTGCACCGAAAGGCCTTACTTCCTTGTTGCCCCAGtgtatttttctcctgctctgtgtCCACAGTAGTGTGCTTTCCTTATGAGGTGTGCTTGCACAAAAATGGGAAATCTGTCCTGGCTGGGCAGTGTGTGTTCTTCAGCACTTGAAGccttcagaaatgtatttcagCAACTCTTGATGGAGGCGAAAGCTGTAGCTATTCTACTGGATTCTGGGGCCTGTCACAGGTATGGAACATGATCTATTGCTGTTATTCTTTCTCATCAGGGCTGTAGGGATGCCAATGAGGGTGCCCATTTCCAAGGTATGTGATGCAGGACAGCAAGGTAGCCACTCCACAGCAGTACAGACATCCTTACTAGGTCTCCAGAGACCTGCTTCTAATGAGCCCCTGGAAATTGTGCCCGTTGCCTCCAAAGATGCTTTGCAACCACAGCCTGCTGAGAAGTCTCAGTCCCACTGGGAAGAGAATGGGAAGAAGCCAACTGAAGCAATGGAAACACAAGCTTTTCTTGACTTTCACATCTTTAGAGGTAACTTTGCATCTTCTGTTGTTCCTCTGGTATGACTTTGCATGTCTGTGTTCGGAAATGAATGAGTGCAATGCCATATCTCGTTAGCTCCTAACATTACTCTAGCAGCTCCTAATGACTGTTAGGAACTGCACGGTTCAGTGACACTGGTATTGCTAGAATTACATATATCCCAGAATGGGATGTCTTGATTCAGGTATTTGGAACGCTTGCAATAGCTCAGGATCACTCAGGCTTTCTGAGCATCAGACACTGAGCTTACataagattttcagaaatgtctgacTAGATGCACACCTTCTGTTCCTGTGGATTTGCCATATAAATAATAACTCTCATGCAGATCATGAGCATTCTTAAAGTATTTGAGCTGCTTAAGGGATCTTGCTTTGGGCTGCCTTTCCGTTCTGAGGGGAGCCAGCTGAGCTATTCTGTTACACAGTAAGTTTGGAGAGTCCCTGTAGAGACAATCATGCTTTTTCTATGCTCTGGATTTGTGGCAGTGTGTGGGGCATGGTTTTTACTGGTATGGGGAAAGCTGACATTGGCCTGCTGCATTTCTCAGTCTTAGAAATGAATTTTGTCTTTCCAACAGAGACCTTCTGCGCCACCCAACAAAATCCCAACACTTTGCCAGAGGTTGCCTGGGAAAGTCAGCCTCTTTCATATGAGGGCAATGAGATGGCAAAACATCTCTTTGATCGTCTCTCACAAGGGCATATTACTCAGAGGAGAAAGCGGTCCACCCTGTGTGCAACAAGCACTCCATCTTCTGCTGTGGATTTCTTCCCATGTGTCAGTTCCACTCAGGCAGCTCAGTGGAGTATCACAaaggacagcagcagctccagcaagagcaacacacagctgcagctgaaatcTCCCAGCTCCCTGGTTTCACCTACTCAAAGCACTGTTATTACTGATAGAAAATCTTTGGGTAAAGAGATTTTCTGTCATCAGCCACAGGCTAAAGAAACTGGGTGTGGTGTTGAAATGGACCCCAGCTATAGCCAAGTCTCTGAGTTTGTTCCTATAAAGGTCAAAAGCAAAGGTAATTGTAAAACTGGTGAGAAAACATCAGTTAAAAAagcaagcacaggaaaaaaaaaaacaaatgcaattaaaaacaaTGCAGAAAGTAGTCCTGATATACCTCAAGGTGAAGAGAGTGCTCAAAATGTGAAGAAGCTTCTTCAGCCGAAAGTTGCAACACGTTCTAGTGAGTCTGAAGTTTCTGAGAAGAGGCAGAAGGCTTGCATGGGGGCTTTCGACAGGAAGAAGAGACACTGTGATGGGGAGCAACATTCCTACTCTTGTGATGAAGTCCAAGATCGCAGAAGAACGTATGAGGTGAAGCCACCGCAGCTGCAGAGTCTTGGAAGTAGTGACTTACTGCAACAGGCTAAGGCGGAAGCTATCTTTGAGATCCAGAGTATGGAGAGCTTGTTAAAAAGCCCAGTTCATACCTTCTCAAGTCATGAAGCTCCCTCAGATGATTCCAGTCTACAAAATTCACTTTTCTTGAGGAAAGAAACCTCAAGTGCCTGTGCTTTGCAAGAGAACTCAAGCATGAGCACAAAGAGCACCCGAcagaaaaccaacagaaaaactaGAGTAATTAGGCAAAGAGATAACTCTGATGAGGAGAATCTGCCAAACAGTGTGAAAATACCAGAGGCCAAAGCTGAAAAACAGCCTCAAAGAAGCCAGACAAGCAGGAAGATGACTGTCAGGAAAAACAGTTGTAGTGATCAGAgaactgaagtttatttttttggGCCATGTATAGATGCTCAAGCAGTAGATAAGGAGAGCACAAAGGATTCACCAGCTAACCCTAAATGTAGCAGGAAATCTTACATTGTCAGTCCTTTGGATCTTGCAGAAAACTTGGGTTGTGTCCAGACAGATTTTGAAGGGAGTGAAACTGTACCTCCCAGGTCTGTTCCTGGAAGCAAAGCGAGCAAAATCCCCAGAGCTCAGAGGATGGTAGCTGCTCAGAGCAATAAAAAACAGACAGGGAGCCTTCAAGAAAAGAGGCGGTCTAAAGTGGACAACGACATGAATGCTTCAGAAAAAGAGGCCTATCCCAAACCAAAGCCTCAGAGGAAGAGGAACACCTCTAGACCTCCAGAGACTGATTCCCTGGCCAGACAAAGTGATGGTGCCAAGGTGCTCATTGGAAGTTCAGCAGAACTTGCATCCAAGCAGACTGTCCTGATGAGGAAGTCTTCCTGCATTACAGATCTGCTGTCTGAGCCAGATGCCTTCCTGGAGGAGCAGATAGCTGAGATATCGCTTACAAATAATCTTATGGACCTTTCACGCAGTCTTGAATCCTCCCCTGTGACCTGTTCTGCAGCTTCGCCTGTCAGATCCAGGCTTACAGATGTACCAGTTTCCAAGAGCTTAAGTACAGAGGACAACAGAACGCCAGAGAAATCCTCTGTTTGGCTGGAAAGCTCCctgatatttaaagaaaagactgCAGAGGAAATACCTGGGGAAAGCAACCCGGTTAAATCAAGTTCTCAGAACTCACCTTCACAGGAACCTGGTAGGTGGTAGGCTGGGGGAGGGGACCTGTGTTAGGAGATGAGTGCCAAAAATCCATGCAGCCAGTGCTTTTATTACTGCCCTGCCCCccactttttggtttttttttttggagttaAAGATCAGTGTCCAGTACACCATTTATGCTTCCACTTGTGCTGGCCAGTCGTTTCCGCAGCTGCATTTGCTTCTAATTAATCAGCATTCCTGTAAGAATTTCTGGTCACTTGTTTGTGTGCAGATATTGGGAAAAGACTAGGAGTATGTGCTGCAAATCCTGTTTTACCACTCTTGTTATCTACAGCGCATGCCTGTCAATTTAGAAAATCCGTTCCTCAAGCAGTTGAAAAGTATAATTTGATGCTGACCCTGCCTACTAGAGTCAGTGTTATTGGGGTGCAGAATATGAAGATGGCAGGTTTTTGGTCCAGAATGGTTAGTGCTGCAACGTTTCAGACTTTATACTTCTAGGTGGTATCTTCAATGGAAATTCATCAGGGGCTACCTAAATTTTCTTGGTTGTTTTtcgggtttgttttttaaaaggatttggaGGGATATCATCCCTTGGCTGGTAATACAATAGTTAAGCTGAGCCTTTGGGAGCTTGCTGTTATTGGATTCTCTGTGAAGAGagttgttttgtggggtttttccttGCTGTAGCTGTTGACAAACAGGCCTATTCTAGCTAGAGTGGGCTGTACTTTGTAGGGAGGGAGGAAGTTTGTTCTCCTGCCCTCCCCCTCTTGGCTGACTTCCCTTTGAAAGCTGCAGTAAACAATGGCAGGGTCCTGTGTCTTTCTGGAAGTCTCGTAGGTTGGTTGGGTGCCATAAGCTTGCTTCTTCCTCCAGGCTGTAAGCTCCTGGGCATTAACTATCAACTATAATTTTTGTATCATTCTTCTACTACACCAGGGCCCAATCATACTAGAAGTATTAGTGacctgtattttttcagtgaggAACCTAATTCAATTCATGAGCTGACTTTTGAGGAGCAGGTCTGGGATTTTTGGACAAAAATGGTCTCCTGAGTTCAGAGGGAACATGATTGGATTCAGTATGGTGCAGTGTTCAGAGAAACCTGTTAATACAGCCGTTCTCTATTTAACAGCTATATTTCTTAGGATATTTGAAGATGATTTGGAAACGCTTTGATCAACTCATGTGGATGTCTCCCTTTGCAGAGATCAGGCCACTGCAGGACTTGACCAATGCCAGGACTGTGGCTTCCTCCAGCTTGGAAGAAGTGACAGGGTACTTAC
Proteins encoded in this window:
- the LOC141945219 gene encoding uncharacterized protein LOC141945219, with the protein product MASWEASETSFFSLSGVRERMREKKKGALRTAKLNASLASKIKTKIINNSSTIKVSLKHNNKALALALNAEKANAQRLTQEKTILQKEVEQCHFQNAALRHKLSFLNNTLQELENLMAAVKMARLSEFHTSSASLSNGQKSSVTEDSWANDIADGQLVRAVGMPMRVPISKVCDAGQQGSHSTAVQTSLLGLQRPASNEPLEIVPVASKDALQPQPAEKSQSHWEENGKKPTEAMETQAFLDFHIFRETFCATQQNPNTLPEVAWESQPLSYEGNEMAKHLFDRLSQGHITQRRKRSTLCATSTPSSAVDFFPCVSSTQAAQWSITKDSSSSSKSNTQLQLKSPSSLVSPTQSTVITDRKSLGKEIFCHQPQAKETGCGVEMDPSYSQVSEFVPIKVKSKGNCKTGEKTSVKKASTGKKKTNAIKNNAESSPDIPQGEESAQNVKKLLQPKVATRSSESEVSEKRQKACMGAFDRKKRHCDGEQHSYSCDEVQDRRRTYEVKPPQLQSLGSSDLLQQAKAEAIFEIQSMESLLKSPVHTFSSHEAPSDDSSLQNSLFLRKETSSACALQENSSMSTKSTRQKTNRKTRVIRQRDNSDEENLPNSVKIPEAKAEKQPQRSQTSRKMTVRKNSCSDQRTEVYFFGPCIDAQAVDKESTKDSPANPKCSRKSYIVSPLDLAENLGCVQTDFEGSETVPPRSVPGSKASKIPRAQRMVAAQSNKKQTGSLQEKRRSKVDNDMNASEKEAYPKPKPQRKRNTSRPPETDSLARQSDGAKVLIGSSAELASKQTVLMRKSSCITDLLSEPDAFLEEQIAEISLTNNLMDLSRSLESSPVTCSAASPVRSRLTDVPVSKSLSTEDNRTPEKSSVWLESSLIFKEKTAEEIPGESNPVKSSSQNSPSQEPEIRPLQDLTNARTVASSSLEEVTGYLPRRRRDPTCYAEPKLNRKLRRGDPFTNTEFLHSPVYKTKKKKTAKAKEMTKKIKEEKEWLPEGCPCAKTGELVKMGRDMEPEVK